atggaagatgatgcggccgcctatgttcggagatgtcatcaatTCCAAGTTCACGGTAACcttatccacactccttgtctcccattaaaTTCTGCGAGCAGTCCATGGcccttctacagctggggactggatattatcgggaaaatcaattcagaatcttgaagaaacatgaatacatcattacAACAAGTGAGTATTTCACCAAGCgggttgaagctattcctcttcgaagcacctcTTGAGTCACAATTGCAGCTTTCATCAAAGAATATATCATATGCGGAAtcggtgttcctaaacacattatcacagataatggaactcctgtcgccaacaaacatgttgcaTAATTTCTCGTGGAATATGGAATTAAAcagattttctccacaccatactatccccaaggaaacggacaagcggagagtaccaacaaaaccttgatctggattctcagtcgaacagttcatgaaAATCCACGAACGTGGCATGAGGAATTACCCATGGCTTTATGGGCCTACCGTACCGCACCAAGGAGTTCAATTGGGACTTCACCGTATTCTCTTGTCTATGGTGCTGATGCTATCCTCCCAGCTGAGATCAACATTCCCTCTGCAAGAATCGCGGCGGCCAGTAGAGTGAAATGGGATGAATCCGAAGTATCTAATTCGAGGATTGCTGAGTTAGACATGCTTGAATCGAGAAGGACcaaggtagaaaaatatgtggaaacctAAAAACATAGAATTTCCAaggcatacaacaaaatggtaagacctagaacatttcaagtaggacatttggttttgaaaacagcaaaacatatccagcaagacatgtccacccccaagttctctcctaaatgggaagggccctACGTAGTTACCAACGCAATATCTAGCAGATATTACAAAATATTAGTTGTTAATGGAGGAgtcgaaggaaacatcatcaatgacaAGTGGCTCAAGGCGTATTATGCTTGAACGATCCTCAAAGTATTAAATTTCTAAATGTAATTTCCGTTTTCTCCAAAATAGTATAAAGTATGCTCATCCATTCAAAATTCAAAGTATTTTATGAATCTCACAAGAATCTTTCAATCATCTActttattcaaaacaaaatctcaaacctacataaaaaaaaattctctctcaaatgctcactcagagcaaaccatccaacatAGGATAATCTCTATAGAAAACCCTGTAAAGCTTCTTccggaaatttttggttttcattttcaagtccTGTACCGCCTTCTCAACTCTTGATGACTCCAAGGAAAGTGTCTTCTCCTCCTCCGATATGGCAGTGGTCGCAGAAATCGCATCAACAGCAGCCGCCGCCttgtgaattttgatcatctcgagccTATGACGAAGCCAGCCTATGTTGAATTGCAGGGTTTCACAGTTTGAAATCATCTCgtcccatttgtgcagttcatgattcttgacatctcgtaGATGCATCcggttcatctcttcaatgatcggtaacaatcctgcaactgtagtcaggaGGGTTGGCAGAAAGCCTTTCCATACTTCGGTCGTAGCAATATGCCCATACCTTCTCCAAATTTTGTTATTCAGGGGCgcgtgacacttgggaatgacgaaacCACCACCAACTTCATTATTCGGTCAATTGTTGATCATGGGAGCCTCAAACGggagtccagctgttggataCTCAGGATAATGAACCCTAACCCCAGTCTCCACCGAATCAGTAGAGTTTTCGTCAACACGGTTGCTGCTATCATCAACCACAACCACTGATTTCTCCTTCCTCCTTTTTCTAGCATCGACAACAACACgaacatcaacctgcgatgaaacgaaggagtatTTAATTTTATTGACCATTGAGCATGGTAAAACCTCAGTCGAGAATTTATGGAATTACTTACAGATGCTCCGGCATCAGCATGAGCCGACCTGTACCGAGCAGGAGCTTTAACGGTCTGTTTGGGTCTCAAGCTAcaagaagaatgatgattcttctgattatcctgcgacaaattattttattttaattaatcatCCTGATTGaacaaagataaaataaaatgtttAACTCACCGATATGGATACTACCACAGCATGTTCGGCGCGAGATTCATTTCCGGAAGAAACACTGCTTCTGGACATGGTGATGAGAGGTAGGATTGTGATCAAAAAATCTTCTGATAATACACAAAGGAGGAAGATGGTCGACTATTTAAATAAAACCCTAAGCATTGCAAGTCAAAAGGTGGATGCTTATCCCATAATGATAAACAAGTCTGTTGcggtttctactgaaaccctGAATCTCGAATCAGATGTATGACGAATGGGAGAAGCGtaacaatactggggactgacagttcGGGCGTAATCAACATTACGATTATGGATTGATTGTCTGGCAGGCCACGTGTAATTGCACTCCGTGGACAATTATCGTCTACGTGGACATTGGTCCATCGACTGGAGATATGAGGAAGATTTGGAAAATAGATAAACAAGGGATTATGGTTCAAAAAAtaatctctaaagaaacatctctaCATCCAAGCTGCTCAAATAACCAGAAAATATCTACttcgacaaaaaaaaaatctcaaagagattcaaGACCAAGACTAATCGTCAGATTCATCGGAGTCATCAGATTTGTCAGAATTATCGGATTCATCATCGTCGTCTTTCGCGGAATCCTCTTCGAGTTCTTCGTCGGAATCTCTATCAGATTCATTGACAAATTCTGGATGAATATCAGGATCGCTGTATAATGAGTCCCGGTACTCTTCTTCTTTATGCTCAGCTTCAAGGTCAGCTTTGACTAGAGTTGCACAAGACCCGGTCCAAAATACCTATAACGTTCAGGAACCGAAAAACCCGGACTTGTACCGTACCGGACCCGGAGTtgccggtacatgtaccggttctgAAAGTAGAGACCCGGAGTAGGCCGGTACAGGTACTGGTTCTGGGGTGAGTCCCTGCCTGTCCCGACCCATATGTCCCGGTTAATCATAGCCTTAGATTTTTTTAGGAATCTTACATCCTTACCGTCCATATCCCTCCTAGGTATAACATATCTCTAATTCCTATCTAATTTTatttcagtttcttttttttttcttctctgaagaCTGCAGCAGTCGCTTaccagaatcatcatcatcatcgattcgttatttgttcttcttcttcttcagcatctCCTaggtaattcttcttcttctgcttagATTTGTAAGTTACTTTAACTCTCATGGGATTTGAAATCGATTAAGGAATAAACTAGGATTTGAAACTTTGAATCGTGTGATACTGGGATTTGAAATCGATTTAGGAATAAACCAACGATTGTTTTGTTACTATTAAGAATCTaagattgaattagggtttgatttgagattgaattagggtttttatcTTGTGTTGTGTTGGTTGAGTTGAATGGATAGTTGTTGCTTGTTGGTACAAATTCATGAATCCTCATTGTTTGTGACTGTTGTTGTtgtgttttcttgtgtttatgttCTGATTTGTTTTTCGTT
This DNA window, taken from Papaver somniferum cultivar HN1 chromosome 3, ASM357369v1, whole genome shotgun sequence, encodes the following:
- the LOC113360540 gene encoding nucleophosmin-like; translated protein: MGRDRQGLTPEPVPVPAYSGSLLSEPVHVPATPGPVFWTGSCATLVKADLEAEHKEEEYRDSLYSDPDIHPEFVNESDRDSDEELEEDSAKDDDDESDNSDKSDDSDESDD